One genomic window of Candidatus Caldatribacterium sp. includes the following:
- a CDS encoding zinc metallopeptidase codes for MFFFDPTFLLLIPALILALYAHAKVTQTYALLSRKRARVGLSGWQVAAELLERLGLRVRVEEIPGALTDHYDPSREALRLSQAVARGTSIADLAIVAHEVGHILQKREGYAPFALRSTLVPVAGFGSQLALPLFFLGFLFAFRPLMDIGILLFSAAVLFQLVVLPVEFNASRRALNILERFGLIDRDEKPLARQMLQAAALTYVAATAMAALQLVRLFLLRESRE; via the coding sequence GTGTTCTTTTTCGACCCGACCTTTCTTCTCCTCATCCCTGCGCTTATTCTTGCTCTCTATGCGCACGCAAAGGTGACACAGACATATGCACTCCTTTCGAGGAAGAGGGCTCGCGTGGGTCTTTCCGGGTGGCAAGTTGCGGCAGAGCTTCTTGAACGTCTTGGGCTCCGTGTACGGGTTGAGGAAATTCCTGGGGCCTTGACAGATCACTACGATCCGTCTCGGGAGGCCTTGCGTCTTTCGCAGGCGGTAGCCCGTGGAACCTCCATAGCGGACCTTGCCATTGTGGCTCATGAGGTGGGGCATATTCTCCAAAAACGTGAAGGCTATGCTCCTTTTGCTCTCCGGAGTACTCTCGTTCCTGTAGCAGGGTTTGGGTCACAGCTTGCTCTTCCCCTCTTCTTCTTGGGCTTTCTCTTCGCTTTCCGACCGCTCATGGATATTGGTATTCTCCTTTTCAGTGCTGCGGTGCTCTTTCAGCTTGTGGTCCTTCCTGTGGAATTCAATGCCAGCCGGAGAGCCCTGAACATCTTGGAGCGGTTCGGACTCATCGATAGGGATGAGAAACCCCTGGCTCGGCAAATGCTCCAGGCAGCTGCTTTAACTTACGTTGCAGCAACTGCGATGGCTGCACTGCAACTTGTGCGACTCTTCCTTTTGCGGGAAAGCAGGGAGTAG
- a CDS encoding PASTA domain-containing protein — protein MKEREKAKGSHLLEFLGRVFGATFLFGLGLFVSFFVGFLFFERYIAGGSVPVPDVRNMPLLEALNRSARLGFRLEVAQVVQDANVPSLVVLEQDPPPGVRAKRGSRLQVVVNGGMLSGMLPGPQGEGQVILPDVRGKSLEEAQSLLEAQGLRVGRVVEVSHDTLPQGYVISQNPSPRTKLSLGSSVNLLVSAGKAKEVEEVQVPDVVGLRLEEAQEVLSQSGLVVEATEEVPSAERPSGIVVGQDPEGGEFLPRGSGVRLQVARGREQPQPQVEGQKALNLRFVLPSSQNPITVQVVVQDELGERVVYEREHQGEELVEVSASTKGKGKVIIFLNGYYYWEKKLE, from the coding sequence ATGAAGGAAAGGGAGAAAGCGAAGGGATCGCATCTCCTTGAGTTTCTCGGCAGGGTTTTTGGAGCAACGTTTCTCTTTGGGCTTGGTCTTTTTGTGAGCTTTTTCGTGGGATTCCTTTTTTTTGAGAGGTACATTGCTGGGGGCAGTGTACCTGTTCCTGATGTGCGAAACATGCCACTTCTTGAGGCTTTGAACCGTTCAGCCCGTCTTGGCTTTCGGCTTGAGGTGGCACAGGTGGTACAGGATGCGAACGTTCCCTCCCTTGTGGTGCTCGAGCAGGATCCTCCTCCTGGCGTAAGAGCAAAAAGAGGCAGTCGCCTGCAGGTGGTGGTCAATGGTGGCATGTTATCGGGTATGCTCCCTGGTCCTCAAGGAGAAGGACAGGTCATTCTTCCGGATGTTCGGGGTAAAAGCCTTGAAGAGGCGCAGAGCCTTCTTGAGGCTCAAGGTTTGCGGGTTGGAAGGGTGGTCGAGGTGAGCCATGATACTCTTCCCCAGGGGTATGTTATCTCCCAGAACCCTTCGCCCCGGACAAAACTCTCCTTGGGGAGTAGTGTGAACCTTCTCGTTTCGGCGGGAAAGGCAAAAGAGGTCGAGGAAGTCCAAGTCCCTGATGTGGTTGGCCTTCGTCTCGAGGAGGCTCAGGAAGTACTTTCCCAGAGCGGTCTCGTTGTCGAGGCTACAGAAGAGGTTCCCTCGGCAGAACGGCCCTCTGGAATCGTCGTTGGACAGGACCCAGAGGGGGGAGAGTTTTTGCCTCGGGGAAGTGGCGTCCGTCTCCAGGTAGCCCGGGGAAGAGAGCAGCCTCAACCGCAGGTTGAGGGACAGAAAGCCCTCAACCTTCGCTTTGTTCTTCCTTCCTCTCAAAACCCCATCACCGTCCAGGTGGTGGTTCAGGACGAGCTGGGAGAACGAGTTGTGTACGAGCGGGAACACCAGGGTGAAGAACTCGTCGAAGTTTCGGCATCCACCAAGGGGAAGGGGAAAGTCATCATTTTCCTCAATGGGTACTACTACTGGGAAAAGAAGCTCGAGTAG
- the rpe gene encoding ribulose-phosphate 3-epimerase translates to MAKLAPSILSCDFSCFREQLLAAWEGGAEIIHVDVMDGHFVPNLTFGPLIVEAVRKILPEAFIDVHLMMDNPRQFVRDFAQAGADLISFHVEAVPDFDAVLQDIARLGKKSGLALCPGTPLTILDHVLEKVALVLLLTVNPGFGGQKFIPGMEEKIRALRKMIRERGLKVDVEIDGGVKEENIEFLASCGASIIVAGSLVFTASDIRETVRRLSARIRVY, encoded by the coding sequence GTGGCAAAGCTTGCTCCTTCGATTCTTTCCTGTGATTTCTCTTGCTTTCGCGAACAGCTCCTTGCGGCCTGGGAGGGTGGCGCAGAGATTATCCATGTGGATGTCATGGACGGACACTTTGTTCCCAACCTCACCTTTGGTCCCCTCATTGTTGAGGCCGTTCGGAAGATACTCCCTGAGGCCTTCATCGATGTGCACCTCATGATGGATAACCCACGGCAATTCGTGCGGGACTTTGCCCAGGCCGGGGCTGATCTCATAAGCTTCCATGTGGAAGCGGTGCCGGATTTTGACGCCGTACTCCAGGATATTGCCAGATTGGGTAAGAAAAGCGGTCTTGCTCTATGTCCTGGGACACCTCTTACCATTCTTGACCATGTCCTTGAAAAAGTAGCCCTTGTGCTCCTTCTCACCGTGAATCCAGGCTTTGGGGGTCAAAAGTTCATCCCCGGAATGGAGGAGAAAATTCGCGCCCTTCGTAAGATGATTCGGGAGAGAGGACTCAAAGTTGACGTGGAGATTGATGGTGGGGTTAAAGAGGAAAACATCGAGTTTCTCGCATCTTGCGGAGCTTCAATTATCGTAGCGGGGTCCCTCGTGTTTACCGCTTCAGACATCCGAGAGACCGTGCGGCGCCTTTCGGCGCGAATTCGGGTGTACTGA
- a CDS encoding 50S ribosomal protein L28, whose amino-acid sequence MAKCEVCGKKSAFGNQISHSHRVSRRLWRPNIQRVRAIVGGKVQRLYVCTSCLKAGKVQKA is encoded by the coding sequence ATGGCTAAGTGTGAAGTTTGTGGGAAAAAGAGTGCCTTTGGAAACCAAATTAGCCACTCCCATCGGGTGAGCCGAAGGCTCTGGCGACCGAACATCCAGAGGGTACGGGCTATAGTGGGAGGAAAGGTGCAGCGACTCTACGTGTGCACTTCCTGCCTCAAGGCGGGAAAGGTGCAAAAAGCATGA
- the ugpC gene encoding sn-glycerol-3-phosphate ABC transporter ATP-binding protein UgpC gives MASVTLKNVVKRFGDVIAVNNVSLEIKDQEFVVLVGPSGCGKTTTLRMIAGLEEVDEGEIYIDDVLVNDVPPKDRDIAMVFQNYALYPHMNVYDNMAFGLRLRKFPKDEIDRRVKEAAEILGIQELLYRKPKQLSGGQRQRVAVGRAIVRHPKVFLFDEPLSNLDAKLRVQMRAELAKLHDRLKTTMIYVTHDQVEAMTLGDRIVVMRDGVVQQVGTPLELYNKPINKFVAGFIGTPSMNFLDVTLKKENDTLVLDGGSFKIKVPAEYKAALEPYVNKEVTFGIRPQDVYDLAVSKEMLRDDGNVIDAVVDVIEPLGSEQIIYLTSGPHTIVAVLDMQTHTEVGASMKIVVDTSKMHVFDINTERAII, from the coding sequence ATGGCGAGTGTTACCTTGAAGAACGTTGTGAAGCGGTTTGGAGACGTTATCGCAGTCAATAACGTGAGTCTCGAAATCAAGGATCAGGAATTTGTGGTTCTCGTTGGTCCCTCGGGGTGCGGAAAAACCACAACTCTTCGGATGATCGCGGGACTTGAAGAAGTGGATGAAGGTGAAATCTACATTGACGATGTTCTTGTCAACGATGTGCCACCCAAAGACCGCGACATTGCCATGGTCTTTCAGAACTACGCTCTGTACCCTCACATGAACGTGTACGATAACATGGCCTTTGGGTTGCGTCTCCGGAAATTCCCCAAAGACGAAATTGACCGACGAGTTAAGGAAGCAGCTGAAATTCTTGGTATCCAGGAACTCCTCTACCGGAAGCCGAAGCAACTCTCTGGAGGACAAAGGCAGCGAGTTGCTGTCGGTCGGGCCATCGTCCGTCACCCCAAGGTGTTCCTTTTCGATGAACCCCTTTCGAACCTCGACGCCAAGCTCCGTGTTCAAATGCGGGCTGAACTCGCAAAGCTCCACGACCGCCTGAAAACCACGATGATTTACGTTACCCACGACCAGGTTGAGGCAATGACCCTTGGAGACCGTATCGTTGTCATGCGAGACGGCGTCGTGCAGCAGGTTGGAACTCCTCTTGAGCTCTACAACAAGCCCATCAATAAATTCGTTGCCGGTTTCATCGGTACCCCTTCCATGAACTTCCTCGACGTGACCCTGAAAAAGGAGAACGACACCCTTGTACTCGATGGGGGTTCCTTCAAGATTAAAGTCCCTGCTGAGTACAAAGCCGCCCTTGAGCCTTATGTGAACAAAGAGGTGACCTTCGGTATTCGTCCGCAGGACGTGTACGATCTTGCTGTTTCTAAGGAAATGCTTCGGGACGATGGCAACGTTATTGATGCAGTGGTGGACGTTATCGAACCTCTCGGCTCTGAACAGATTATCTACCTCACCTCGGGTCCGCACACCATCGTTGCCGTCCTCGATATGCAGACGCATACCGAGGTCGGAGCCAGCATGAAGATTGTCGTTGACACCAGCAAGATGCACGTATTCGATATCAACACCGAAAGGGCCATTATATGA